A region from the Actinoplanes sp. OR16 genome encodes:
- a CDS encoding penicillin-binding protein 2: protein MNAPLRRSGVVILVLFGLLFANLNWIQFYKADEYRTHEYNSRVTVAEYETPRGVIEAGGTALAQNKTTDDELKYLRTYPEGKIYAPVLGYKPVIGGATGIESAENDFLSGASDKLFGDRLSSMFTGDNPGGGNVVLSLSTKAQEVAWKQMTNNQRGVTKGAAVAIDPSTGAVQAMVSMPSYDPNPLVSHDTEAAAKAYQKLANDDDDPLINRATGATLPPGSVFKVIVSAAALQNGYKTSSEIEAGSSYKEGGATIRNSEEEVCPGSQVTLKEALTESCNTGFARLGVALGADKVKDTAKAFGFEDDTLKVGDLDSKTGLTVAASKTGDIANPDGSTDTAALAQSSLGQRDVRMTPMQGALMAATVANGGRQMRPYLVQKLLGPDRRTIYTAEAEKLRDPISSDVAGDLQDMMVSVVENGTGKRAQINGFTVGGKTGTAQNAEGADPHGWFIGFAFDSSGKAVSAVCVMLENVPGGHASAEAARIAGLIMKAAAGQGGD, encoded by the coding sequence GTGAACGCACCTCTCCGCCGCTCCGGCGTGGTCATCCTGGTCCTGTTCGGCCTGCTCTTCGCGAACCTCAACTGGATCCAGTTCTACAAGGCCGACGAGTACCGCACCCACGAGTACAACAGCCGGGTCACCGTCGCCGAGTACGAGACGCCCCGCGGCGTCATCGAGGCCGGCGGCACCGCGCTCGCCCAGAACAAGACGACCGACGACGAGCTGAAGTACCTGCGTACCTACCCGGAAGGGAAGATCTACGCGCCGGTGCTCGGCTACAAGCCGGTCATCGGCGGCGCGACCGGCATCGAGTCGGCCGAGAACGACTTCCTCTCCGGCGCCAGCGACAAGCTCTTCGGCGACCGGCTCAGCAGCATGTTCACCGGCGACAACCCCGGTGGCGGCAACGTGGTGCTGTCGCTCTCCACCAAGGCGCAAGAGGTCGCCTGGAAGCAGATGACCAACAACCAGCGCGGGGTGACCAAGGGCGCGGCGGTCGCGATCGACCCCAGCACCGGCGCGGTCCAGGCGATGGTCTCGATGCCGAGCTACGACCCGAATCCGCTGGTCAGCCACGACACCGAAGCGGCCGCGAAGGCGTACCAGAAGCTGGCGAACGACGACGACGATCCGCTGATCAACCGGGCCACCGGCGCGACCCTGCCGCCCGGCTCGGTGTTCAAGGTGATCGTCTCGGCGGCGGCGCTGCAGAACGGCTACAAGACCTCCTCTGAGATCGAGGCCGGCAGCTCCTACAAGGAGGGTGGCGCGACCATCCGCAACTCCGAGGAGGAGGTCTGCCCCGGTTCGCAGGTCACCCTCAAGGAGGCGCTGACCGAGAGCTGCAACACCGGTTTCGCCCGGCTCGGCGTGGCCCTCGGCGCGGACAAGGTCAAGGACACCGCGAAGGCGTTCGGTTTCGAGGACGACACCCTCAAGGTGGGCGACCTGGACAGCAAGACCGGGCTCACGGTCGCGGCCAGCAAGACCGGCGACATCGCGAACCCGGACGGCAGCACCGACACCGCCGCGCTCGCCCAGTCCTCCCTCGGCCAGCGTGACGTCCGGATGACCCCGATGCAGGGCGCGCTGATGGCCGCCACGGTGGCGAACGGCGGCCGGCAGATGCGGCCCTACCTGGTGCAGAAGCTGCTCGGCCCGGACCGCCGGACCATCTACACGGCCGAGGCGGAGAAGCTGCGCGACCCGATCTCCTCGGACGTGGCGGGCGACCTGCAGGACATGATGGTCAGCGTCGTGGAGAACGGCACCGGCAAGCGGGCCCAGATCAACGGCTTCACCGTCGGCGGCAAGACCGGTACCGCGCAGAACGCCGAGGGTGCCGACCCGCACGGCTGGTTCATCGGGTTCGCCTTCGACAGCAGCGGCAAGGCGGTCTCCGCCGTGTGCGTCATGCTGGAGAACGTGCCCGGTGGGCATGCGAGCGCCGAGGCCGCCCGGATCGCCGGGCTCATCATGAAGGCCGCGGCGGGCCAGGGAGGGGACTGA
- a CDS encoding serine/threonine-protein kinase, producing the protein MIRPGVTLGGRYRLDERIAGGGMGDVWRGTDEVLGRTVAVKILLPALLDEPGFAERFRGEARTMATINHPGVVDVYDYGSDQQLAFLVMEYVEGDALSRTLSRVGRLTPARTMALVAQAADALQAAHANGIVHRDVKPGNLLVRPNGTLVLTDFGIARSALVGQLTVAGAVLGTASYISPEQAAGDVATPASDVYALGVVAYQCLSGHRPFDGATPIEIAMKHVRETPRPLPGDIPPAVRAIVDRAMDKDPSSRWPSAAAMASVARQAAASLTTAVQPPISSPPHIAPSSGAPRPQSGAAARASVPRPVSGSGARGAASVPTSPPPQMQPPRPQPPMQQQPPPYRPQSGPPAYSPPVSPNAKPENSFGRQVLVVLAVVLALLVLLCAGVISFLLRDGNGSSAVGSTLGHHSSSAAILRSGVVADPVSAASYRLMKADAQLGRIRLNEGQQTL; encoded by the coding sequence ATGATCCGCCCGGGGGTCACGCTGGGTGGGCGGTACCGCTTGGACGAGCGGATCGCCGGTGGCGGCATGGGCGACGTCTGGCGCGGCACCGACGAGGTGCTGGGCCGTACCGTCGCGGTCAAGATCCTGCTGCCCGCCCTGCTGGACGAGCCGGGCTTCGCCGAGCGGTTCCGCGGTGAGGCGCGGACCATGGCCACGATCAACCACCCGGGCGTCGTCGACGTCTACGACTACGGCAGTGACCAGCAGCTCGCGTTCCTGGTCATGGAGTACGTCGAGGGTGACGCGCTGTCCCGCACGCTGAGCCGGGTGGGCCGGCTGACCCCGGCCCGGACCATGGCTCTGGTGGCGCAGGCGGCCGACGCGCTCCAGGCCGCGCACGCCAACGGCATCGTCCACCGCGACGTCAAACCCGGCAATCTTCTCGTACGGCCGAACGGCACGCTCGTCCTGACCGACTTCGGCATCGCGCGCTCGGCCCTGGTCGGGCAGCTGACCGTCGCCGGCGCGGTCCTGGGCACCGCGTCCTACATCTCGCCGGAACAGGCCGCCGGTGACGTCGCCACCCCGGCCTCCGATGTGTACGCGCTGGGCGTCGTGGCGTACCAGTGCCTCTCCGGCCACCGCCCGTTCGACGGCGCCACGCCGATCGAGATCGCGATGAAGCACGTCCGCGAGACACCCCGGCCGCTGCCCGGCGACATCCCGCCGGCGGTCCGGGCCATTGTGGACCGCGCCATGGACAAGGATCCGTCGAGCCGCTGGCCGAGCGCCGCCGCGATGGCCTCGGTGGCCCGGCAGGCCGCCGCCTCGCTGACCACCGCCGTGCAGCCGCCGATCTCGTCGCCGCCGCACATCGCTCCCAGCTCGGGCGCTCCGCGTCCGCAGTCGGGTGCTGCAGCCCGTGCCTCGGTGCCCCGGCCGGTCTCCGGTTCCGGTGCGCGAGGTGCCGCCTCGGTGCCGACGTCGCCGCCGCCGCAGATGCAGCCGCCTCGCCCGCAGCCGCCCATGCAGCAACAGCCTCCGCCGTACCGGCCCCAGTCGGGACCGCCGGCGTACTCACCCCCCGTCTCTCCGAACGCCAAGCCGGAGAACAGCTTCGGGCGCCAAGTGCTGGTCGTTCTGGCCGTGGTGCTCGCCCTTCTCGTCCTCCTCTGCGCCGGGGTCATCTCTTTCCTATTACGAGATGGCAACGGCAGCAGCGCCGTAGGCAGCACGCTGGGCCATCACAGCAGCTCTGCGGCTATCCTCCGCTCGGGCGTGGTTGCTGACCCAGTGTCGGCGGCGTCGTACCGTCTTATGAAGGCCGATGCCCAGCTCGGCCGGATCCGACTGAACGAAGGACAACAGACGTTATGA
- the pknB gene encoding Stk1 family PASTA domain-containing Ser/Thr kinase, with the protein MTAQARLLGGRYQVGELLGYGGMAEVHRGRDLRLGRDVAIKMLRSDLARDATFQERFRREAQNSAALNHPAIVAVYDTGEETSATGERLPFIVMEFVNGRTLKEVLAQEQRLQPRRALEIIADICAALEFSHRHGIIHRDIKPGNVMITQSGQVKVMDFGIARALASGATTMTQTSAVIGTAQYLSPEQARGESVDARSDVYAAGCVLFELVVGHPPFVGDSPVSVAYQHVREDPKPPSSIVRDLPPDIDAIALKALAKNPLNRYQSAQEMRADALRAVSGRPVMATPVMSQAETMAMNGPHQQWQPQAATTMQRPIPASVAQQRPPENKSNWVMATLAGLAVLVVIVLGVALAMSRDRDNTSETPTVATVTMPNLEGLTEEEARAELDQQGLNNRVAQKPTVDKDCTGTVKAQSPDANTQVEVTAEVSYQLCNAPEEVTVPTGLVGGTTSAAEAALVAKGLNPVIKEVASDKPKGQVLSVESAGKEVDPGTDITVKVSDNSQVLVPDVTGKSLEVARALLDAAGLNVDEETVQAEGNPGDVAAQNPGANKKVDKGSTITLSIIGEPVEESPSPEPSTGETPPEEDDGSGGGTGLN; encoded by the coding sequence ATGACGGCGCAGGCCCGCCTGCTCGGTGGCAGGTATCAGGTCGGCGAGCTGCTCGGCTACGGCGGTATGGCAGAGGTGCACCGCGGACGCGATCTGCGCCTCGGCCGCGACGTCGCCATCAAGATGCTGCGCAGCGACCTGGCCCGGGACGCCACGTTCCAGGAGCGGTTCCGGCGTGAGGCACAGAACTCGGCTGCTCTGAACCACCCAGCGATCGTCGCCGTCTACGACACGGGCGAGGAGACCTCCGCCACCGGCGAACGGCTCCCGTTCATCGTGATGGAGTTCGTCAACGGTCGCACCCTCAAGGAGGTGCTCGCCCAGGAGCAGCGCCTTCAGCCACGACGCGCCCTCGAGATCATCGCCGACATCTGCGCGGCCCTGGAGTTCAGCCACCGGCACGGGATCATCCACCGGGACATCAAGCCCGGCAACGTGATGATCACGCAGAGCGGCCAGGTCAAGGTCATGGACTTCGGCATCGCCCGGGCCCTGGCCAGCGGCGCTACCACGATGACGCAGACCAGCGCGGTGATCGGCACGGCTCAGTACCTCTCGCCCGAGCAGGCGCGTGGTGAATCGGTCGACGCACGCTCCGATGTGTACGCCGCCGGCTGTGTCCTCTTCGAGCTGGTCGTCGGGCACCCGCCGTTCGTCGGCGACAGCCCGGTCAGCGTGGCCTATCAGCACGTCCGCGAGGACCCGAAGCCGCCGAGCTCGATCGTCCGCGACCTCCCGCCGGACATCGACGCGATCGCCCTCAAGGCGCTCGCCAAGAACCCGCTGAACCGCTACCAGTCGGCGCAGGAGATGCGTGCCGACGCGCTGCGTGCGGTCTCCGGTCGCCCGGTCATGGCCACCCCCGTGATGAGCCAGGCCGAGACCATGGCGATGAACGGCCCGCACCAGCAGTGGCAGCCGCAGGCCGCCACCACGATGCAGCGGCCGATCCCCGCCTCGGTGGCCCAGCAGCGTCCTCCGGAGAACAAGTCGAACTGGGTGATGGCCACGCTCGCCGGCCTCGCCGTGCTCGTCGTCATCGTGCTCGGTGTCGCGCTCGCGATGAGCCGCGACCGGGACAACACGAGCGAGACGCCGACGGTCGCCACGGTCACCATGCCCAATCTGGAGGGCCTCACCGAGGAGGAGGCCCGAGCCGAGCTCGACCAGCAGGGCCTCAACAACCGGGTCGCGCAGAAGCCGACGGTCGACAAGGACTGCACCGGCACGGTCAAGGCCCAGTCGCCCGACGCGAATACCCAGGTCGAGGTGACCGCGGAGGTCAGCTACCAGCTCTGCAACGCGCCCGAAGAGGTCACGGTGCCGACCGGCTTGGTCGGCGGCACGACGAGCGCGGCAGAGGCGGCGCTGGTCGCCAAGGGCCTCAACCCGGTGATCAAAGAGGTCGCCAGCGACAAGCCGAAGGGCCAGGTCCTGTCGGTGGAGAGCGCCGGCAAGGAGGTCGATCCGGGAACCGACATCACGGTGAAGGTCTCCGACAACAGCCAGGTCCTCGTCCCGGACGTGACCGGCAAGTCGCTGGAGGTCGCACGGGCCCTGCTCGACGCGGCCGGCCTCAACGTCGACGAGGAGACCGTCCAGGCCGAGGGCAACCCGGGCGATGTGGCGGCGCAGAACCCCGGCGCGAACAAGAAGGTCGACAAGGGCAGCACGATCACCCTCAGCATCATCGGCGAGCCGGTCGAGGAATCGCCTAGCCCGGAGCCGTCCACCGGTGAGACTCCTCCCGAAGAGGACGACGGCAGCGGTGGCGGCACCGGCTTGAACTAG